A portion of the Methanolinea sp. genome contains these proteins:
- a CDS encoding V-type ATP synthase subunit F, translating to MEIAVIGNQEFILGFRLAGIRKTYPAENEEKLVEYINRVLEDPDVGILVLQSGDVKKIPRRLQMTLEESVKPTVITIGAEEGGLSMRERIKRSVGVDLWK from the coding sequence ATGGAGATCGCGGTGATAGGAAATCAGGAGTTCATCCTCGGCTTCCGGCTGGCAGGTATCCGGAAGACGTACCCGGCAGAGAACGAGGAGAAACTCGTGGAATACATCAACCGGGTCCTCGAGGACCCGGACGTGGGAATCCTCGTCCTGCAGAGTGGTGACGTGAAGAAGATCCCGCGGAGACTGCAGATGACCCTCGAGGAGTCCGTGAAACCGACAGTCATCACGATCGGTGCAGAGGAAGGGGGACTCTCCATGAGGGAGAGGATAAAGCGTTCAGTGGGTGTTGATCTGTGGAAGTGA
- a CDS encoding V-type ATP synthase subunit I: MFTPEKMTRVLIAATRSQMEPVIRELYRQNVFHIEDFVEKDSREYEGYRIGTPLPAANETSRELIRLRGITSSFGIREDEEIPADRKVDAARLRQVIERELPLLEQETEELLGKKTRIDAQIREYEQKIEALRPFQDVPFDISLLRGFHRFSVLCGYVAKVPDLKMPHEIFTAETKKGKFIILIVPQEMKASAEQALLDVQFQAVALPDEEGVPSERMGFYEGQILTRKGELEEINRKLEEIRTKHHDLFLACHELLTADVEMAEAPLRFATTGRSFVVEGWVPTAHLERLKEGIHYATGGKVFVYECKPDEFTESPPTEYRNPGFAKPTEMLMDIYSRPKYTELDPTLLVSIIFPIFFGIILGDVGYGAVLLALSLALHRVLRSEDGRRLAIILRNGSLSSIFFGVLFSEFFGFALPWDPVLFSRHLNIGGHAGGHGPDVTGLMIMAIWIGVLQITLGRVFGMVNHARQDHGAHRVKAVLANLGWIMVLWGILFSIWSSFSMPLMPDFTGMPPVAAGMNATMIGGLSMIVLGVLFIVMDSPLEVVELPTIMSHVLSYARLVGVGLSSVAIAMVVNFIAIGLIIEPQLESPSALGAVIIVIGGIVLVVGHILNTVLGMLGGALQSLRLQYVEFFTKFYKGGGRKYTPFGMRKKFVED, translated from the coding sequence ATGTTCACTCCTGAAAAGATGACCCGTGTCCTCATCGCGGCCACGAGGTCCCAGATGGAGCCTGTCATCAGGGAACTGTACAGGCAGAATGTCTTCCACATCGAGGACTTCGTCGAGAAGGACAGCAGGGAGTACGAAGGGTATCGGATCGGAACACCCCTTCCCGCGGCAAACGAGACTTCCCGCGAGCTCATCAGGCTCCGGGGAATCACCAGTTCCTTTGGCATTCGCGAGGACGAGGAGATCCCCGCGGACCGGAAAGTGGACGCTGCCCGCCTAAGGCAGGTCATCGAGAGGGAACTTCCCCTCCTCGAACAAGAGACCGAGGAACTCCTCGGGAAGAAGACGCGGATAGACGCCCAGATAAGGGAGTACGAGCAGAAGATCGAGGCTCTCCGGCCGTTCCAGGACGTCCCATTCGACATTTCGCTCCTGCGGGGATTCCACAGGTTCTCTGTCCTCTGCGGGTACGTGGCGAAGGTCCCCGACCTCAAAATGCCGCACGAGATCTTCACCGCGGAGACGAAGAAGGGGAAGTTCATCATCCTCATCGTTCCGCAGGAGATGAAGGCCAGTGCCGAGCAGGCACTGCTGGATGTCCAGTTCCAGGCGGTTGCCCTCCCGGACGAGGAGGGGGTCCCCTCGGAACGCATGGGATTCTACGAGGGCCAGATCCTCACCCGGAAGGGCGAACTCGAGGAGATCAACAGGAAGCTGGAAGAGATCCGGACGAAGCACCACGATCTCTTCCTCGCGTGCCACGAACTGCTCACCGCGGACGTGGAGATGGCCGAGGCTCCCCTGAGGTTTGCGACCACCGGCCGGTCATTCGTGGTCGAGGGGTGGGTCCCCACTGCCCACCTCGAGCGGCTGAAGGAGGGTATTCACTACGCGACGGGCGGGAAGGTCTTCGTCTACGAGTGCAAGCCCGACGAATTCACCGAGTCGCCACCCACCGAATACCGGAACCCCGGCTTCGCGAAGCCCACGGAGATGCTGATGGACATCTACTCGCGCCCGAAGTACACCGAGCTCGACCCGACCCTGCTCGTGTCCATCATCTTCCCCATCTTCTTCGGGATCATCCTCGGTGACGTGGGGTACGGCGCGGTTCTCCTCGCGCTCAGCCTCGCACTCCACAGGGTCCTCCGGAGCGAGGACGGCCGCCGCCTCGCCATTATCCTCCGGAACGGGAGCCTCTCGAGTATCTTCTTTGGGGTTCTCTTCTCGGAGTTCTTCGGTTTCGCGCTCCCGTGGGATCCCGTGCTGTTCTCGAGGCACCTCAACATCGGCGGCCATGCCGGCGGGCACGGCCCGGACGTGACCGGGCTCATGATCATGGCGATATGGATCGGTGTCCTCCAGATCACCCTCGGGCGCGTGTTCGGGATGGTCAACCACGCGAGGCAGGACCACGGTGCGCACAGGGTGAAGGCAGTCCTCGCCAACCTCGGGTGGATCATGGTCCTCTGGGGCATCCTGTTTTCGATCTGGTCGTCGTTCTCGATGCCGCTCATGCCCGACTTCACGGGCATGCCGCCGGTGGCAGCGGGCATGAACGCCACGATGATCGGCGGCCTCTCCATGATCGTGCTCGGCGTCCTCTTCATCGTCATGGATTCACCCCTCGAGGTCGTCGAACTCCCGACGATCATGAGCCACGTGCTCTCCTATGCCCGTCTCGTCGGCGTCGGCCTCTCCTCGGTGGCCATCGCGATGGTGGTGAACTTCATCGCCATCGGGCTCATCATCGAACCGCAGCTTGAGTCTCCCAGTGCACTGGGGGCCGTCATCATCGTGATCGGCGGCATCGTGCTCGTGGTCGGGCACATCCTGAACACGGTGCTCGGGATGCTCGGAGGGGCGCTCCAGTCTCTCAGGTTACAGTATGTCGAATTCTTCACCAAGTTCTACAAAGGTGGAGGCAGGAAGTACACTCCTTTCGGAATGAGGAAAAAATTCGTGGAGGATTGA
- a CDS encoding alpha/beta hydrolase, whose protein sequence is MPDRVFRPAAGELLLVRGRSSFLVAGQAGSRFSICIETPGGEHCQSIWPHHVIAVSAPEGGSLSAAAMLFCLVRDHRVPLLVLPRDHPGCRRVRYVVSAGERILLSCTIARGTHPEQDVLCSSEEMGGMSLEGETRGIRVAQVPPGVDLSVIPLPVKFLEGTADTWPPVERGVRREGDRVPRDGG, encoded by the coding sequence ATGCCAGATAGAGTATTCAGGCCGGCGGCAGGGGAGCTCCTCCTCGTCCGCGGGAGGAGCTCGTTCCTCGTCGCGGGGCAGGCCGGGTCGCGTTTCAGCATCTGCATCGAGACTCCCGGCGGGGAGCACTGCCAGTCGATCTGGCCCCACCACGTCATCGCCGTCTCCGCGCCCGAGGGCGGGTCTCTCTCCGCAGCCGCGATGCTCTTCTGCCTCGTCCGCGACCACCGCGTCCCCCTCCTCGTCCTGCCGCGAGATCACCCCGGGTGTAGGAGAGTCCGCTACGTGGTCTCCGCGGGGGAGCGGATACTCCTCTCCTGCACCATTGCCCGCGGGACGCACCCCGAGCAGGACGTCCTGTGCTCTTCAGAGGAAATGGGGGGAATGTCACTCGAGGGGGAGACACGGGGCATCCGCGTCGCACAGGTTCCCCCGGGCGTCGACCTGTCCGTGATACCCCTCCCCGTGAAGTTCCTCGAGGGCACGGCCGACACCTGGCCGCCGGTGGAGAGGGGCGTCCGGAGAGAGGGGGACCGCGTCCCGCGGGATGGAGGATGA
- a CDS encoding type II secretion system F family protein, whose product MNLNAFLRKRVKADPLKYQKLASDIESARLGVTVEHYLTRAIQAAVLAGMLFAILGFLLTGFAISTAQEMGYLNVYNVFSLPIPERIEPGSIYTIPLQVIGAAVAFVIGFSLSYLLALRYPGMQKKNRAMKINLTLHNAVAYMYAMRKGGAQMMTIFRSLSENAKIYGEVALEFRQVVRDADFFGYDVITALRHLMETTPSEKLKQFLEDLVSVIESGGDLVGFLGGRVRLYQEEARFEQKQFLQFLSLVAEAYVTLFVAGPLFLIIIMVVMGMMGGLALLQLTAVVYLVFPIGSAIFILLIDLISLKTEVVERFVRAKLLHEYSDVRVYHKEGEEPFFSRLAHYDKVRKLREFVRHPFEYFVKNYSHTLLFTVPIAVIYLVALFLVVPRYHDVELYIDVVDDHVMIALLIVLVPYSFFYEMWRRNIEGMEALIPDFLERMAGINQVGLTIAQAISIMVNTNLGLLSYEIKRIKRDIDWGASFTDALIRFEDRVRTPLIARTVSLITKASQMSGSIGDVLAIAASDAKMSDLLKRERLSDMFIYTAIIYMAFVVFVFVVGVISHSFLPILGNVGGGTIPQGTPLSGLGSPSVKPILRLMYHAVVLQAVLSGLIAGQMGEGSLKAGVKHSCIMLVIALVIFNLVL is encoded by the coding sequence ATGAATCTCAACGCGTTCCTGAGAAAGAGGGTCAAGGCAGACCCCCTGAAGTACCAGAAGCTCGCGTCAGACATCGAGTCGGCTCGCCTCGGGGTGACCGTGGAGCACTACCTCACGCGGGCAATCCAGGCCGCGGTACTCGCGGGCATGCTGTTTGCAATCCTCGGCTTCTTGCTCACGGGATTTGCTATCTCCACGGCGCAGGAAATGGGGTACCTCAACGTCTACAACGTCTTCTCGCTCCCCATCCCCGAGAGGATAGAGCCGGGGTCGATCTACACGATCCCCCTGCAGGTCATCGGCGCGGCCGTCGCGTTCGTAATCGGATTCTCCCTCTCCTACCTCCTCGCGCTCCGGTATCCCGGGATGCAGAAGAAGAACAGGGCCATGAAGATCAACCTCACCCTCCACAACGCGGTCGCCTACATGTACGCGATGAGGAAGGGCGGGGCACAGATGATGACGATATTCCGGTCGCTCTCCGAGAACGCGAAGATCTACGGGGAGGTTGCCCTCGAGTTCCGGCAGGTCGTCAGGGACGCGGACTTCTTCGGCTACGACGTCATCACGGCCCTCCGGCACCTGATGGAGACAACGCCCTCGGAGAAGCTGAAACAGTTCCTCGAGGACCTCGTCTCGGTCATCGAGAGCGGCGGGGACCTCGTCGGTTTCCTCGGGGGGAGGGTCCGGCTCTACCAGGAGGAGGCGAGGTTCGAGCAGAAGCAGTTCCTCCAGTTCCTCTCCCTCGTCGCCGAGGCCTACGTCACCCTCTTCGTCGCCGGGCCCCTCTTCCTCATCATCATCATGGTCGTCATGGGGATGATGGGGGGGCTTGCCCTCCTCCAGCTGACCGCCGTGGTGTACCTCGTCTTTCCCATCGGGTCGGCGATATTCATCCTCCTCATCGACCTCATATCACTCAAGACCGAGGTTGTCGAGCGGTTCGTGAGGGCAAAGCTCCTCCACGAGTACAGCGACGTGCGTGTCTACCACAAGGAGGGGGAAGAGCCTTTCTTCTCGCGCCTTGCCCACTACGACAAAGTGAGGAAGCTGCGGGAATTCGTCCGCCACCCGTTCGAGTATTTCGTCAAGAACTACAGCCACACCCTCCTCTTCACCGTGCCGATCGCGGTCATTTACCTCGTCGCACTCTTCCTCGTGGTCCCCCGCTACCACGACGTCGAGCTCTACATCGACGTAGTGGACGACCACGTCATGATCGCGCTCCTCATCGTGCTCGTCCCCTACTCGTTCTTCTACGAGATGTGGCGGCGGAACATCGAGGGGATGGAGGCACTCATCCCCGATTTCCTCGAGAGGATGGCGGGGATCAACCAGGTCGGGCTCACAATCGCGCAGGCGATCTCGATCATGGTCAACACGAACCTCGGCCTCCTCTCCTACGAGATAAAGAGGATAAAGAGGGACATCGACTGGGGTGCGAGTTTCACCGATGCACTCATACGGTTCGAGGACCGCGTGAGGACCCCCCTGATCGCGCGGACCGTCTCGCTCATCACGAAAGCGAGCCAGATGAGCGGGTCGATCGGGGATGTCCTCGCGATTGCCGCGAGCGACGCGAAGATGTCGGACCTGCTCAAGCGGGAACGCCTCTCCGACATGTTCATCTACACGGCGATCATCTACATGGCATTCGTGGTGTTCGTCTTCGTGGTGGGCGTCATCTCGCACAGCTTCCTGCCCATCCTCGGGAACGTCGGGGGAGGGACAATCCCGCAGGGGACTCCGCTCTCGGGTCTCGGTTCACCCTCGGTCAAGCCGATCCTCCGGCTGATGTACCACGCCGTCGTCCTGCAGGCTGTCCTCTCGGGTCTCATCGCGGGCCAGATGGGCGAGGGGTCGCTCAAGGCAGGGGTAAAACACTCCTGCATCATGCTCGTGATCGCTCTCGTCATCTTCAACCTCGTTCTCTGA
- a CDS encoding V-type ATP synthase subunit E family protein: MGLEAVLEEIRERGRQEVERIRRESQEETKRVLTAAQERAGKIKQAASEEVERQAAYLMDQEVSAANLQVKRELLNTQKELLDQVYQHAREAIAGLPENFHREALANLLREAKTQIGDGIVHVNSRDRRLLEQVLSQNPEFRNFSVGTDVDIDGGVIVESRDGSLKLDYSYRTFLDAVWESGLKDASDLLFG, from the coding sequence ATGGGATTGGAGGCAGTCCTGGAAGAGATCCGCGAACGAGGACGGCAGGAAGTGGAAAGGATCCGGAGGGAGAGCCAGGAGGAGACGAAGAGGGTTCTCACGGCTGCCCAGGAACGCGCAGGGAAGATCAAGCAGGCTGCCAGCGAGGAGGTCGAGAGGCAGGCCGCCTACCTCATGGACCAGGAAGTCTCGGCCGCAAACCTCCAGGTGAAGAGGGAGTTGCTCAACACGCAGAAGGAGCTCCTCGACCAGGTCTACCAGCACGCGAGGGAGGCCATCGCGGGCCTCCCGGAGAATTTCCACAGGGAGGCCCTCGCGAACCTCCTCCGGGAGGCAAAGACCCAGATCGGGGACGGTATCGTCCACGTGAATTCCCGCGACAGGAGACTCCTCGAGCAGGTCCTCTCGCAGAACCCTGAATTCCGGAATTTTTCCGTGGGAACCGACGTGGACATCGACGGGGGCGTGATCGTCGAGAGCAGGGACGGCAGCCTGAAACTGGACTACAGCTACCGGACGTTCCTCGATGCCGTGTGGGAATCGGGACTCAAGGATGCTTCTGACCTGCTCTTCGGGTGA
- a CDS encoding ATPase: MAEATAVAATEMTVEMVKASQLGMKALGAGIAVGLTGIGTGLAEMAIGSAAVGATAENKDIFGLVLLLTVIPETIVIFGLVVGLLLLF; the protein is encoded by the coding sequence ATGGCAGAAGCAACAGCTGTCGCAGCAACGGAAATGACTGTCGAGATGGTCAAGGCATCGCAGCTTGGGATGAAAGCGCTCGGGGCAGGGATCGCCGTGGGACTCACGGGCATAGGAACCGGCCTTGCCGAGATGGCGATCGGTTCTGCCGCCGTGGGGGCCACGGCAGAGAACAAGGACATCTTCGGGCTCGTCCTCCTGCTCACCGTCATCCCTGAGACCATCGTGATCTTCGGTCTTGTGGTCGGACTCCTGTTACTCTTCTAG
- a CDS encoding type II/IV secretion system ATPase subunit, with translation METAPPEFSFVQLLKKRKKAPLVPEYDFGRDGPLVDAEIPPRYREIERYYVDEGRSLVVIALNEKTKQYEYLLFEPKLSEFEYELLERLHEDMRSALILTDEEVAMDKRALLLEKMHELLDEYGVTLENESLFRIQYYLTRNFIGWGRIDPLMKDRNLEDISCDGHRIPLFLYHRKYHNVKTNIVFEPEILNSLAITLAQRSGKHISTGSPMLDATLPDGSRLQLTLGTEVTTRGTSFTIRKFREEPFSPVELLQKKTFSVEELVYFWLAIENQKSLLFIGGTASGKTTSLNAVSFFIPPMAKVVSIEDTREITLYHENWIASVTREMVSEGANVITMFDLLRAAMRQRPEYILVGEVRGVEAQTLFQAMNTGHTTFSTMHAGSVDAAIHRLENEPLNVPRNMITALNIVSVQALVYRGTERVRRSLEIVEIAGIDPSTGNLRVNTVFTYDPVHDTFTYRGRSQVYADIAERRGWSRERLDAEVETRKKVLLAMERQGIVDYVRASRIFQAYSISPETVIENLDDLARVLE, from the coding sequence GTGGAGACTGCACCACCTGAATTCTCTTTTGTCCAGCTGCTGAAAAAGAGGAAGAAGGCTCCCCTCGTCCCGGAATACGACTTTGGAAGGGACGGGCCGCTCGTGGACGCCGAGATCCCCCCGCGCTACAGGGAGATCGAGAGGTACTACGTGGACGAGGGGAGGTCACTCGTCGTCATCGCCCTCAACGAGAAGACGAAGCAGTACGAGTACCTCCTCTTCGAGCCGAAGCTCTCCGAGTTCGAGTACGAGCTCCTCGAGAGGCTCCACGAGGACATGCGGTCTGCCCTCATCCTGACCGACGAGGAGGTCGCGATGGACAAGAGGGCACTGCTCCTCGAGAAGATGCACGAGCTCCTCGACGAGTACGGCGTCACCCTCGAGAACGAGAGCCTGTTCCGGATACAATACTACCTCACGCGGAACTTCATCGGGTGGGGCAGGATCGACCCGCTCATGAAGGACAGGAACCTCGAGGACATCTCGTGCGACGGCCACAGGATCCCCCTCTTCCTCTACCACAGGAAGTACCATAATGTCAAGACGAACATCGTGTTTGAACCCGAGATCCTGAACTCGCTCGCGATCACGCTCGCCCAGCGGTCCGGGAAGCACATCTCCACGGGGTCACCGATGCTGGATGCCACGCTCCCCGACGGCTCGAGGCTCCAGCTCACCCTCGGGACCGAGGTGACCACGCGCGGGACGTCCTTCACGATCAGGAAGTTCCGGGAGGAACCTTTCTCGCCCGTCGAGCTCCTCCAGAAGAAGACGTTCAGCGTGGAAGAACTCGTCTACTTCTGGCTCGCGATCGAGAACCAGAAAAGCCTCCTCTTCATCGGGGGCACCGCCTCGGGCAAGACAACCTCGCTCAACGCGGTCTCCTTCTTCATCCCCCCGATGGCGAAGGTCGTGAGCATCGAGGATACCCGCGAGATCACGCTCTACCACGAGAACTGGATCGCGAGCGTCACCCGCGAGATGGTCTCCGAGGGCGCAAATGTCATCACGATGTTCGACCTCCTCCGCGCGGCAATGCGCCAGCGCCCCGAGTACATCCTCGTCGGCGAGGTGAGGGGGGTCGAGGCCCAGACGCTCTTCCAGGCGATGAACACGGGGCACACGACGTTCTCCACGATGCACGCCGGCAGCGTCGACGCCGCGATCCACCGCCTCGAGAACGAGCCCCTCAACGTGCCGCGGAACATGATCACGGCCCTCAACATCGTCAGCGTCCAGGCATTGGTCTACAGGGGGACGGAGCGGGTGAGGAGGTCGCTCGAGATCGTCGAGATCGCGGGGATTGATCCCTCGACCGGGAACCTCCGGGTCAACACGGTCTTCACCTACGATCCCGTGCACGACACGTTCACCTACAGGGGGAGGTCGCAGGTGTACGCGGACATCGCCGAGCGGCGGGGGTGGAGCCGGGAGAGGCTCGATGCCGAGGTCGAGACGCGCAAGAAGGTGCTCCTCGCCATGGAAAGGCAGGGGATCGTCGACTACGTGAGGGCATCGAGGATCTTCCAGGCCTACAGCATCAGCCCCGAGACCGTGATCGAGAACCTCGACGACCTCGCAAGGGTCCTTGAATGA
- a CDS encoding V-type ATP synthase subunit C: protein MAEIRAGPVPFIYVCTRMRVRKSKLIPREEYMRMLNMGLDEITRFVGETQYRKEVDELATSFRGIDLIEIALSWNLAKEYQNVQKITPGTLKDLTRAYLRRWDIQNVLTIIRGKLHGEKKGKIKEILVPAGELDRAFLDRLLEEPTAERVVEALRGKGIFPVLARMTEGGLKEEVLPKVENELYKQFYADLIAYAQSGIKGGREFLEYITLDIDVTNIRTMFRVRADPSVTDISDILIQGGTIPPQSLQRIFPIKDTREFIDALVPLVKVKPLRELLARLAGEMSLREIDNELIKVQLSEMETMSKLQPFSIHPILVYLEKKKYEIFNLRALARGKESGLAPERIRGYLVV, encoded by the coding sequence GTGGCCGAGATAAGAGCGGGACCCGTCCCCTTCATCTACGTCTGTACCAGGATGCGTGTCCGCAAGTCGAAGCTCATCCCCCGGGAAGAGTATATGCGGATGCTGAACATGGGGCTCGACGAGATCACGCGGTTCGTGGGCGAGACGCAGTACCGCAAGGAAGTGGACGAACTCGCGACATCCTTCAGGGGGATCGACCTCATCGAGATCGCGCTCTCGTGGAACCTCGCGAAGGAGTACCAGAATGTCCAGAAGATCACCCCCGGCACCCTCAAGGACCTCACGCGGGCATACCTCCGGCGCTGGGACATTCAGAACGTCCTGACGATCATCCGGGGCAAGCTCCACGGGGAGAAGAAGGGGAAGATCAAGGAGATCCTGGTACCTGCAGGGGAACTCGACAGGGCGTTCCTCGACAGGCTCCTCGAAGAGCCGACCGCGGAGAGGGTCGTGGAAGCCCTCCGGGGGAAGGGAATCTTTCCCGTGCTCGCGCGGATGACGGAAGGGGGTCTCAAGGAGGAGGTACTCCCGAAGGTGGAGAACGAGCTCTACAAGCAATTCTACGCCGACCTCATCGCGTACGCCCAGAGCGGGATAAAGGGTGGCCGGGAGTTCCTCGAGTACATCACGCTGGATATCGACGTCACGAACATCAGGACCATGTTCCGCGTGAGGGCGGATCCCTCCGTGACCGACATCTCGGACATTCTCATCCAGGGAGGGACGATTCCTCCTCAATCACTCCAGCGCATCTTCCCGATAAAGGACACGCGGGAATTCATCGACGCCCTCGTGCCCCTCGTCAAGGTCAAGCCCTTGAGGGAACTCCTCGCGAGGCTCGCAGGGGAGATGTCGCTCCGGGAGATCGACAACGAACTCATCAAGGTGCAGCTTTCCGAGATGGAGACCATGTCCAAGCTCCAGCCGTTCTCCATCCATCCGATTCTCGTATACCTTGAGAAGAAGAAGTACGAGATCTTCAACCTCCGAGCCCTCGCGCGGGGCAAGGAATCCGGGCTTGCGCCCGAGAGGATACGGGGTTACCTGGTGGTATAA
- a CDS encoding ATPase: MKTEVLQKIKQTESEYERMVSEALAESKRAIAHAELEADNLVMKAAHDAEEYKKARLAEVREDAARKREEILREGRIRAAEMRQRGLRNLEKAASLLVSRFKERLHVHS; this comes from the coding sequence ATGAAGACTGAGGTCTTGCAGAAGATTAAACAGACTGAATCTGAGTATGAGAGGATGGTCAGCGAGGCCCTCGCCGAGAGCAAGCGTGCCATTGCCCACGCCGAACTCGAGGCCGACAACCTCGTCATGAAGGCAGCCCACGACGCGGAGGAGTACAAGAAGGCCAGGTTGGCCGAGGTGAGGGAGGATGCGGCAAGGAAACGCGAGGAGATTCTCCGGGAGGGCAGGATCCGCGCCGCCGAGATGAGGCAGCGGGGCCTGCGCAACCTCGAGAAGGCCGCCTCGCTCCTCGTCTCGCGGTTCAAGGAGCGGCTCCATGTTCACTCCTGA
- a CDS encoding ATP synthase subunit A produces the protein MEVKEQETRKAKTGVLKRIAGPVVTAVGIEAHMYDVVKVGKEELMGEVIKIQGDNVIIQVYEDTSGIRPGEPVVNTGLSLAVELGPGLLTSIYDGIQRPLSVLVAKMGDFIHRGVSAPGLDHSRKWEFRPVVKEGDTVGPGSIIGEVQETNIVHRILVPPNVKGGTVKTIRAGSFTVDEPVCTLDDGTTLTMMQKWPVRVPRPVLEKMNPTIPLITGQRILDGLFPIAKGGTAAIPGPFGSGKTVTQQQLAKWSDAEIVVYIGCGERGNEMTEVLTEFPELEDPKTGKPLMERTVLIANTSNMPVAAREASVYTGITIAEYFRDMGYDVSLMADSTSRWAEAMREISSRLEEMPGEEGYPAYLAARLSEFYERAGRVKTLSGRMGSVSVIGAVSPPGGDFSEPVTQNTLRIVKVFWALDAKLSQRRHFPAINWLNSYSLYLESLQEWYDREVSPEWNTLRSWAMEILQKEAELQEIVQLVGSDALPETEQITIEVARMIREIFLQQNAYDPVDTFCDMKKQYAMMKAIRQFSDLAYAAQNAGVTPQQILSVKSKNELPQVKFIKDYEPFLAKVQADMESEFNALRSAA, from the coding sequence GTGGAAGTGAAAGAACAGGAGACAAGAAAGGCAAAGACAGGAGTTCTGAAACGTATCGCCGGTCCCGTCGTCACCGCGGTGGGGATCGAGGCCCACATGTACGACGTGGTGAAGGTCGGCAAGGAAGAGCTCATGGGCGAGGTGATCAAGATCCAGGGGGACAACGTCATCATCCAGGTCTACGAGGACACCTCGGGGATCCGCCCGGGCGAGCCGGTGGTCAACACGGGGCTCTCCCTTGCCGTCGAACTCGGGCCGGGCCTCCTGACCAGTATCTACGACGGGATCCAGCGGCCCCTCTCCGTGCTCGTCGCGAAGATGGGCGACTTCATCCACAGGGGTGTCTCGGCGCCCGGCCTTGACCACTCGCGGAAGTGGGAGTTCCGCCCCGTCGTGAAGGAAGGCGATACCGTGGGGCCCGGATCCATCATCGGCGAAGTCCAGGAGACGAACATCGTCCACAGGATCCTCGTCCCCCCGAACGTGAAGGGCGGGACGGTCAAGACCATAAGGGCCGGTTCGTTCACGGTAGACGAGCCCGTCTGCACGCTGGACGACGGGACGACACTCACCATGATGCAGAAGTGGCCGGTACGCGTGCCGCGGCCCGTCCTCGAGAAGATGAACCCGACCATCCCGCTGATCACGGGGCAGCGCATCCTCGACGGTCTCTTCCCGATCGCGAAGGGGGGTACTGCCGCCATTCCCGGGCCCTTCGGGAGCGGCAAGACCGTCACCCAGCAGCAGCTCGCGAAGTGGAGCGACGCAGAGATCGTCGTTTACATCGGGTGTGGCGAGCGCGGCAACGAGATGACAGAGGTTCTCACCGAGTTCCCCGAGCTTGAGGACCCAAAGACCGGGAAACCCCTCATGGAGAGGACAGTGCTCATCGCGAACACGAGCAACATGCCGGTCGCCGCGAGGGAGGCATCGGTCTACACCGGGATCACCATCGCGGAGTACTTCAGGGACATGGGGTACGACGTCTCCCTGATGGCAGACTCGACGTCCCGCTGGGCCGAGGCCATGCGCGAGATCTCGTCCCGGCTCGAGGAGATGCCGGGCGAGGAAGGGTATCCCGCGTACCTTGCCGCACGCCTCTCGGAGTTCTACGAGCGCGCGGGCAGGGTGAAGACCCTGAGCGGGAGGATGGGCTCAGTCTCGGTCATCGGCGCCGTCTCCCCGCCGGGCGGTGACTTCTCCGAGCCCGTGACGCAGAACACCCTCCGCATCGTGAAGGTCTTCTGGGCGCTGGACGCGAAGCTCTCCCAGAGGCGGCACTTCCCGGCCATCAACTGGCTCAACTCGTACTCCCTCTACCTCGAGAGCCTGCAGGAGTGGTACGACAGGGAGGTCTCGCCCGAGTGGAACACGCTCCGGTCGTGGGCGATGGAGATCCTCCAGAAGGAGGCGGAACTCCAGGAGATCGTCCAGCTGGTCGGCTCCGACGCGCTCCCCGAGACCGAGCAGATCACGATAGAGGTCGCGCGGATGATCCGGGAGATCTTCCTCCAGCAGAACGCGTACGACCCCGTGGATACCTTCTGCGACATGAAGAAGCAGTACGCGATGATGAAAGCGATCCGCCAGTTCTCTGACCTTGCCTACGCGGCTCAGAACGCGGGCGTGACACCCCAGCAAATACTCTCCGTGAAATCCAAGAACGAGCTGCCGCAGGTCAAGTTCATCAAGGACTACGAACCGTTCCTCGCGAAGGTCCAGGCGGACATGGAGTCCGAGTTCAATGCACTGAGGTCGGCAGCATGA